One window of Mobula hypostoma chromosome 30, sMobHyp1.1, whole genome shotgun sequence genomic DNA carries:
- the LOC134339750 gene encoding serine protease inhibitor Kazal-type 1-like isoform X1, whose protein sequence is MSLQIILAAVVTLLSVDLCRAQEKLWPPCNGNPLVFCAQESSTTRVCGTNGRTYPNKCMLCLHQWVSGKCIQIAYVGACRLARRVGDDR, encoded by the exons ATGAGCCTGCAGATTATCCTCGCTGCGGTCGTGACACTCCTGTCAGTGG ATCTGTGCCGGGCCCAAGAG AAATTGTGGCCTCCCTGCAATGGCAACCCCCTTGTGTTCTGTGCCCAGGAATCATCGACAACCCGTGTCTGTGGCACCAACGGACGGACCTATCCCAACAAGTGCATGCTCTGTCTGCATCAGTG GGTTTCCGGCAAGTGCATTCAAATCGCGTACGTTGGTGCTTGTCGCTTAGCGAGGAGAGTGGGGGATGATCGGTGA
- the LOC134339750 gene encoding uncharacterized protein LOC134339750 isoform X2, which produces MSNVAQDHNEVDREICAGPKRNCGLPAMATPLCSVPRNHRQPVSVAPTDGPIPTSACSVCISGFPASAFKSRTLVLVA; this is translated from the exons ATGTCTAATGTGGCTCAGGATCATAACGAGGTCGACAGAGAG ATCTGTGCCGGGCCCAAGAG AAATTGTGGCCTCCCTGCAATGGCAACCCCCTTGTGTTCTGTGCCCAGGAATCATCGACAACCCGTGTCTGTGGCACCAACGGACGGACCTATCCCAACAAGTGCATGCTCTGTCTGCATCAGTG GGTTTCCGGCAAGTGCATTCAAATCGCGTACGTTGGTGCTTGTCGCTTAG